The following proteins are co-located in the Prinia subflava isolate CZ2003 ecotype Zambia chromosome 16, Cam_Psub_1.2, whole genome shotgun sequence genome:
- the CAMK2A gene encoding calcium/calmodulin-dependent protein kinase type II subunit alpha yields the protein MATITCNRFTEEYQLFEELGKGAFSIVRRCVKVLAGQEYAAKIINTKKLSARDHQKLEREARICRLLKHPNIVRLHDSISEEGHHYLIFDLVTGGELFEDIVAREYYSEADASHCIQQILEAVLHCHQMGVVHRDLKPENLLLASKLKGAAVKLADFGLAIEVEGDQQAWFGFAGTPGYLSPEVLRKDPYGKAVDLWACGVILYILLVGYPPFWDEDQHRLYQQIKAGAYDFPSPEWDTVTPEAKDLINKMLTINPSKRITAAEALKHPWISHRATVASCMHRQETVDCLKKFNARRKLKGAILTTMLATRNFSGGKSGGNKKNDGVKKRKSSSSVQLMESSESTNTTIEDEDTKVRKQEIIKVTEQLIEAISNGDFESYTKMCDPGMTAFEPEALGNLVEGLDFHRFYFENLWSRNSKPVHTTILNPHIHLMGDESACIAYIRITQYVDSGGIPRTAQSEETRIWHRRDGKWQIVHFHRSGAPSVLPQ from the exons ATGGCCACCATCACCTGCAATCGCTTCACTGAGGAGTACCAGCTCTTTGAGGAACTGGGCAA GGGCGCTTTCTCCATCGTCCGGAGATGCGTGAAGGTGTTGGCAGGACAGGAGTATGCGGCCAAGATCATCAATACCAAGAAGCTCTCTGCCCGAG ATCACCAGAAGCTGGAACGAGAAGCCCGGATCTGCCGTCTCCTGAAGCACCCCAACATTG tgagGCTCCATGACAGCATCTCCGAAGAGGGCCACCACTACCTGATATTTGACCT GGTCACCGGTGGGGAGCTGTTTGAGGACATCGTGGCCAGGGAGTACTACAGTGAAGCAGATGCCAG CCACTGCATTCAGCAGATCCTGGAGGCCGTCCTGCACTGCCACCAGATGGGGGTGGTTCACCGGGATCTGAAG cctgagaaCCTGCTGTTGGCATCCAAGCTGAAGGGTGCTGCCGTCAAGCTGGCTGACTTTGGCCTCGCCATCGAGGTGGAGGGGGACCAGCAAGCCTGGTTTG GTTTCGCCGGCACACCGGGATATCTCTCCCCCGAGGTGCTCCGGAAGGACCCTTATGGCAAAGCCGTGGATCTGTGGGCTTGCG GTGTCATCCTCTACATCCTGCTGGTTGGGTACCCACCCTTTTGGGATGAAGACCAACACCGACTCTACCAGCAGATCAAGGCTGGAGCTTATGAT TTCCCCTCCCCTGAGTGGGACACGGTCACTCCTGAAGCGAAAGATCTCATCAACAAGATGTTGACCATAAACCCCTCCAAGCGCATCACGGCAGCAGAGGCTCTGAAGCACCCCTGGATATCG CACCGTGCCACCGTGGCATCATGCATGCACAGGCAGGAGACGGTGGACTGCCTGAAGAAGTTCAATGCCCGGAGGAAGCTGAAG GGAGCCATCCTCACCACCATGCTGGCCACCAGGAATTTCTCCG gAGGCAAAAGTGGTGGCAACAAGAAGAATGACGGCGTGAAG aaaagaaagtCCAGTTCCAGCGTTCAGTTAATG GAATCATCGGAGAGCACCAACACCACCATCGAGGACGAAGACACCAAAG TACGGAAGCAAGAAATCATTAAAGTCACAGAGCAGCTGATTGAAGCAATAAGCAATGGTGACTTCGAGTCCTACAC GAAGATGTGTGACCCTGGAATGACTGCTTTTGAGCCTGAGGCTCTGGGCAACCTTGTGGAAGGCCTGGATTTCCACCGATTCTACTTTGAAAACC TGTGGTCCCGGAACAGCAAGCCCGTGCACACGACGATCCTGAACCCCCACATCCACCTGATGGGAGATGAGTCTGCCTGCATTGCCTACATCCGCATCACGCAGTACGTGGACTCTGGAGGGATCCCCCGCACTGCCCAGTCCGAGGAGACCCGCATCTGGCACCGCCGCGATGGCAAATGGCAGATTGTGCACTTCCACAGATCTGGCGCGCCCTCGGTCCTACCGCAGTAA